A region from the Mycobacteriales bacterium genome encodes:
- the map gene encoding type I methionyl aminopeptidase yields the protein MIQIKSADELALMRQAGLVVGRTLDKLRGAVAAGVTTEELDDLAHECIVGEGATPSFLGYRGFPKTICTSVNEEVVHGIPRRDKRLRDGDIISIDCGAIVDGWHGDSAITVPVGRAKPDRLELIRVCEEAMWTVFARARLGMRIRDLGAIVEDVVRPTGLGIVDFYGGHGIGTEMHQDPHVLNHSRGPRGPRIVEGMALAIEPMLTLGDPATRELADGWTVVTRDGSLAGHVEHTFTVTADGPWVLTALDGGAAKLAEFGVSVPDRR from the coding sequence ATGATCCAGATCAAGTCGGCCGACGAGCTGGCGCTGATGCGCCAAGCCGGGCTCGTGGTCGGCCGGACGCTGGACAAGCTCCGCGGTGCGGTGGCCGCGGGCGTGACCACCGAGGAACTCGACGATCTCGCCCACGAGTGCATCGTCGGCGAGGGCGCCACGCCGTCCTTCCTCGGCTACCGCGGCTTCCCGAAGACGATCTGCACCTCGGTCAACGAGGAGGTCGTGCACGGCATCCCGCGGCGGGACAAGCGGCTGCGCGACGGCGACATCATCTCGATCGACTGCGGGGCCATCGTCGACGGCTGGCACGGCGACTCCGCGATCACGGTCCCCGTCGGGCGGGCCAAGCCGGACCGGCTCGAGCTGATCCGGGTCTGTGAGGAGGCGATGTGGACCGTCTTCGCCCGGGCCCGGCTCGGCATGCGCATCCGTGACCTTGGCGCGATCGTCGAGGACGTGGTCCGGCCCACCGGGCTCGGCATCGTCGACTTCTACGGCGGTCACGGCATCGGCACCGAGATGCACCAGGACCCGCACGTGCTCAACCACAGCCGGGGCCCGCGCGGACCCCGCATCGTCGAGGGGATGGCGCTGGCGATCGAGCCGATGCTCACGCTCGGCGACCCGGCGACCCGGGAGCTCGCCGACGGCTGGACCGTGGTCACCCGCGACGGCTCTCTCGCGGGTCACGTCGAGCACACCTTCACGGTGACCGCGGACGGGCCGTGGGTGCTGACCGCCCTGGACGGGGGAGCCGCCAAGCTGGCCGAGTTCGGCGTCTCCGTGCCCGACCGGCGCTGA
- a CDS encoding DUF1707 domain-containing protein: MTEPTPDPTGSLRAGDADRNATVARLQAAFSEGRLDLVELDERTASAYAAKTLGELKELTRDLPAGDAAPAPGTGQVAGRRADGAPVSRPAAAASLLSGWLVGAMSGVVGINLIIWAGVCLASGHWVYPWWIWVLVFCVIGGAGDARQRSERRRRRDGS; the protein is encoded by the coding sequence ATGACCGAGCCGACGCCGGACCCGACCGGGTCGCTGCGGGCCGGGGACGCCGACCGCAACGCGACGGTGGCCCGGTTGCAGGCCGCCTTCTCCGAGGGCCGGCTGGACCTGGTCGAGTTGGACGAGCGCACGGCGTCCGCCTACGCCGCCAAGACCCTCGGCGAGCTCAAGGAGCTGACCCGCGACCTGCCCGCCGGTGATGCCGCGCCGGCGCCGGGCACCGGGCAGGTGGCCGGTCGCCGGGCCGACGGTGCGCCGGTCAGCCGGCCCGCCGCCGCGGCGTCCCTGCTCAGCGGCTGGCTGGTCGGGGCGATGTCCGGCGTGGTCGGCATCAACCTGATCATCTGGGCCGGCGTCTGCCTGGCCAGCGGGCACTGGGTCTACCCGTGGTGGATCTGGGTGCTGGTCTTCTGCGTGATCGGCGGGGCGGGCGACGCTCGCCAGCGATCCGAGCGGCGACGCCGTCGCGACGGGTCATGA
- a CDS encoding GNAT family N-acetyltransferase gives MTRATEASVELRWVRLTDPAAQPLVHGLSGEYAERYGSNDEMQAFDPADFGPPDGAFVLVVEGGRTVAGGGIRRLDPCCAELKRMWTAPTHRRRGLARVVLAALEEAARERGFRRLLLETGPAQPEAIRLYRSAGFELVPGYGRYRDDPDALSYAKHLDDGQVGV, from the coding sequence ATGACCCGGGCAACGGAAGCGTCCGTCGAGCTGCGCTGGGTGCGGCTGACCGACCCGGCGGCGCAGCCGCTGGTGCACGGGCTGTCGGGGGAGTACGCCGAGCGCTACGGGTCCAACGACGAGATGCAGGCCTTCGACCCGGCCGACTTCGGACCACCGGACGGCGCCTTCGTGCTCGTGGTCGAGGGAGGCCGGACGGTCGCCGGCGGCGGCATCCGCCGGTTGGACCCGTGCTGCGCCGAGCTGAAGCGGATGTGGACGGCTCCGACGCACCGCCGGCGGGGGCTGGCGCGGGTGGTGCTTGCGGCGCTCGAGGAGGCGGCCCGCGAACGCGGCTTCCGGCGGCTGCTGCTCGAGACCGGTCCGGCCCAGCCCGAGGCGATCCGGCTCTATCGCTCGGCCGGGTTCGAGTTGGTACCCGGTTACGGGCGATACCGGGACGATCCGGACGCCCTGAGCTATGCGAAGCACCTCGACGACGGGCAGGTTGGCGTGTGA
- the infA gene encoding translation initiation factor IF-1: MAKKDGAIEVEGRVVEPLPNAMFRVELQNGHRVLAHISGKMRQHYIRILPEDRVVVELSPYDLTRGRIVYRYK; the protein is encoded by the coding sequence ATGGCGAAGAAAGACGGAGCCATTGAGGTCGAAGGCCGAGTCGTCGAGCCGCTGCCCAACGCGATGTTCCGCGTTGAGCTGCAGAACGGGCACCGCGTCCTCGCCCACATCTCCGGAAAGATGCGGCAGCACTACATCCGCATCCTGCCGGAGGACCGGGTGGTCGTGGAGCTCTCGCCGTACGACCTGACTCGCGGTCGGATCGTCTACCGCTACAAGTGA
- the rpmJ gene encoding 50S ribosomal protein L36 yields MKVKPSVKKICDKCKVIRRNGRVMVICDNLRHKQRQG; encoded by the coding sequence GTGAAGGTGAAGCCGAGCGTCAAGAAGATCTGTGACAAGTGCAAGGTGATCCGTCGTAACGGGCGGGTCATGGTGATCTGCGACAACCTGCGGCACAAGCAGCGGCAGGGCTGA
- the rpsM gene encoding 30S ribosomal protein S13, translating to MARLAGVDLPREKRMEVALTYIYGMGRTRAQQTLAATGVDPDLRSGDLGDEDLVKLRDWIDSNYQVEGDLRREIAQDIRRKVEIGCYQGIRHRRGLPVHGQRTHTNARTRKGPKRTVAGKKKVGRK from the coding sequence ATGGCACGCCTCGCCGGCGTCGACCTTCCCCGCGAGAAGCGGATGGAGGTCGCGCTCACCTACATCTACGGGATGGGCCGTACCCGGGCCCAGCAAACCCTCGCCGCGACCGGGGTGGACCCGGACCTGCGGTCCGGAGACCTCGGCGACGAGGATCTGGTCAAGCTGCGGGACTGGATCGACAGCAACTACCAGGTCGAGGGTGACCTGCGTCGGGAGATCGCCCAGGACATCCGCCGCAAGGTGGAGATCGGCTGCTACCAAGGCATCCGGCACCGCCGCGGGCTGCCCGTCCACGGCCAGCGCACGCACACCAACGCCCGGACCCGCAAGGGGCCGAAGCGGACGGTGGCCGGCAAGAAGAAGGTCGGCCGCAAGTAG
- the rpsK gene encoding 30S ribosomal protein S11 has translation MPPKTRAGAGAKKTRRREKKNIAHGHAHIKSTFNNTIVSITDPMGSVISWASAGHVGFKGSRKSTPFAAQMAAESAARKAQEHGMRKVDVFVKGPGSGRETAIRSLQAAGLEVGTIQDVTPQPHNGCRPPKRRRV, from the coding sequence ATGCCCCCGAAGACCCGCGCCGGCGCCGGCGCGAAGAAGACCCGGCGTCGGGAGAAGAAGAACATCGCGCACGGGCACGCGCACATCAAGAGCACCTTCAACAACACCATCGTGTCGATCACCGACCCGATGGGCAGCGTCATCTCCTGGGCGTCCGCCGGGCACGTCGGCTTCAAGGGTTCGCGGAAGTCGACGCCGTTCGCCGCCCAGATGGCCGCCGAGAGCGCGGCCCGCAAGGCGCAGGAGCACGGAATGCGCAAGGTCGACGTCTTCGTGAAGGGCCCGGGTAGCGGGCGCGAGACGGCGATCCGTTCGCTGCAGGCAGCCGGCCTGGAAGTCGGCACCATCCAGGACGTCACCCCGCAGCCGCACAACGGCTGCCGACCGCCGAAGCGTCGGCGGGTCTGA
- the rpsD gene encoding 30S ribosomal protein S4, which yields MARYTGPDCKLCRREKMKLFLKGAKCESPKCPIEIRPYPPGEHGRGRSKESEYLLQLREKQKARRVYGVLEKQFRGYYDEANRQTGKTGEVMLQILESRLDNVVYRAGFAKSRDMARQLVRHGHIVVNGHKVDIPSYRIGANDIIEVRESSRELTPFVIARAEAGSRPVPPWMEVITNRMRVLVHALPARQVIDTQVQEQLIVEFYSK from the coding sequence ATGGCGCGTTACACCGGTCCGGACTGCAAGCTGTGCCGCCGCGAGAAGATGAAGCTCTTCCTCAAGGGCGCGAAGTGCGAGAGTCCGAAGTGCCCGATCGAGATCCGGCCCTACCCGCCGGGCGAGCACGGTCGTGGCCGCAGCAAGGAGAGCGAGTACCTGCTCCAGCTCCGGGAGAAGCAGAAGGCCCGCCGGGTCTACGGCGTCCTGGAGAAGCAGTTCCGCGGCTACTACGACGAGGCCAACCGCCAGACGGGCAAGACCGGCGAGGTCATGCTGCAGATCCTGGAGAGCCGGCTCGACAACGTCGTGTACCGCGCGGGCTTCGCCAAGTCCCGGGACATGGCCCGTCAACTGGTCCGGCACGGGCACATCGTCGTCAACGGCCACAAGGTCGACATCCCGTCGTACCGGATCGGCGCGAACGACATCATCGAGGTCCGCGAGAGCTCGCGTGAGCTGACGCCGTTCGTGATCGCCCGCGCCGAGGCCGGGTCCCGCCCGGTGCCGCCGTGGATGGAGGTCATCACCAACCGGATGCGGGTCCTCGTGCACGCCCTGCCCGCGCGGCAGGTCATCGACACCCAGGTCCAGGAACAGCTGATCGTCGAGTTCTACTCGAAGTAG
- a CDS encoding DNA-directed RNA polymerase subunit alpha yields MLITQRPTLSEETVSEHRSRFVIEPLEPGFGYTLGNSLRRTLLSSIPGAAVTSLRIDGVLHEFTTVPGVKEDVTDLILSLKELVVSSESDEPVTMYLRKSGPGEVTAADIAPPAGVEVHNPDMRLATINKKGRLEIELVVERGRGYVPASQNKQAGQEIGRIPIDSVYSPVLKVTYRVEATRVEQRTDFDKLIVDVETKPSISPRDALASAGKTLVELFGLARELNVESEGIEIGPSPAEVADIANFSMPIEEMELTVRSYNCLKREGIHTVGELVSRSEADLLDIRNFGQKSIDEVKMKLASMALALKDSPPGFDPSKVVDSYGTDGYDDGQDYAETEQL; encoded by the coding sequence ATGCTCATCACCCAACGACCCACACTGAGCGAGGAGACCGTCTCCGAGCACCGGTCGCGGTTCGTCATCGAGCCGCTCGAGCCGGGCTTCGGCTACACCCTCGGCAACTCGCTGCGCCGTACCCTGCTCTCCTCGATCCCCGGCGCGGCCGTCACCAGCCTGCGGATCGACGGCGTCCTGCACGAGTTCACCACCGTGCCGGGCGTCAAGGAGGACGTCACCGACCTCATCCTGAGCCTCAAGGAGCTCGTGGTCAGCTCCGAGTCCGACGAGCCGGTCACGATGTACCTGCGCAAGTCCGGTCCGGGCGAGGTCACGGCGGCCGACATCGCGCCGCCGGCCGGAGTCGAGGTGCACAACCCCGACATGCGGCTCGCGACGATCAACAAGAAGGGCCGGCTCGAGATCGAGCTGGTCGTCGAGCGCGGCCGGGGCTACGTCCCCGCCAGCCAGAACAAGCAGGCCGGCCAGGAGATCGGGCGGATCCCGATCGACTCGGTCTACTCGCCGGTGCTCAAGGTGACCTACCGCGTCGAGGCGACCCGGGTCGAGCAGCGCACCGACTTCGACAAGCTCATCGTCGACGTCGAGACCAAGCCGTCGATCAGCCCGCGCGACGCGCTGGCCAGCGCCGGAAAGACCCTGGTCGAGCTGTTCGGGCTGGCCCGCGAGCTCAACGTCGAGTCCGAGGGCATCGAGATCGGTCCCTCGCCGGCGGAGGTCGCCGACATCGCCAACTTCTCGATGCCGATCGAGGAGATGGAGCTCACGGTGCGGTCCTACAACTGCCTCAAGCGCGAGGGCATCCACACCGTGGGCGAGCTGGTCTCCCGCAGCGAGGCCGACCTGCTCGACATCCGCAACTTCGGCCAGAAGTCCATCGACGAGGTGAAGATGAAGCTCGCCTCGATGGCCTTGGCCCTCAAGGACAGCCCACCCGGATTCGACCCGTCGAAGGTCGTCGACAGCTACGGCACGGACGGATACGACGACGGCCAGGACTACGCCGAGACCGAGCAGCTCTGA
- the rplQ gene encoding 50S ribosomal protein L17 codes for MPTPTRGHRLGSGPAHQRLMLANLATSLFEHGRITTTETKAKRLRPLAERLVTFAKRGDLHARRQVMTVVRNKDVVHRLFAEIGPMYSARPGGYTRITKLGPRKGDNAPMAVIELVEAMTVAQQAVGEGERARGTRFAGRRRPTGATAEAAEELAPESATAAAVAAEAAAAEDESDGVVDGASDGVVDEATDASIEDAEDTEATEVTEESESTDDPDEHNSSGS; via the coding sequence ATGCCCACGCCTACCAGGGGTCATCGGCTCGGTAGCGGTCCCGCCCATCAGCGGCTGATGCTCGCCAACCTGGCGACATCGTTGTTCGAGCACGGCAGGATCACCACCACCGAGACGAAGGCCAAGCGGCTCCGGCCGCTCGCCGAGCGACTTGTCACCTTCGCCAAGCGGGGCGATCTGCACGCGCGCCGGCAGGTGATGACGGTCGTGCGCAACAAGGACGTGGTGCACCGCCTGTTCGCCGAGATCGGTCCGATGTACTCGGCCCGGCCGGGTGGATACACCCGGATCACCAAGCTCGGCCCGCGCAAGGGCGACAACGCCCCGATGGCCGTGATCGAGCTGGTCGAGGCCATGACCGTCGCCCAGCAGGCGGTCGGCGAAGGCGAGCGCGCCCGGGGCACCCGGTTTGCCGGGCGCCGTCGGCCCACCGGCGCGACCGCGGAGGCCGCGGAGGAGCTCGCTCCGGAGTCCGCGACGGCCGCAGCCGTCGCGGCGGAGGCGGCCGCTGCCGAAGACGAGTCCGACGGGGTCGTCGACGGGGCCTCCGATGGGGTCGTCGACGAGGCCACGGACGCGTCGATCGAGGACGCGGAAGACACCGAGGCCACGGAGGTCACGGAGGAGTCGGAGTCCACCGACGATCCGGACGAGCACAACAGCTCGGGCAGCTGA
- the truA gene encoding tRNA pseudouridine(38-40) synthase TruA: MTEPRHDDEPADPGHRDGGLVRLRLDLAYDGAGFSGWARQPGRRTVQSEVEQALARVLRVDAALTVAGRTDSGVHALGQVAHLDVPEAVWSGLGATLLRRLAGVLPDDVRVTAVGPAPLSFHARYGALWRRYAYRVTDARYGAMPLRRTDTLAWPRDLDVARMARASALLLGERDFAAYCRRRERATSVRVLERFAWSRDADGVLTATVQADAFCHQMVRSLVGAVLAVGDGRQDESWPVSLLARTVRADRVIVAPAHALTLLAVGYPAEDDLAARAARTQGRRSPAY, encoded by the coding sequence CTGACCGAGCCGCGACACGACGACGAGCCCGCCGATCCCGGCCACCGGGACGGCGGGCTCGTCCGTCTACGCCTCGACCTCGCCTACGACGGCGCCGGATTCTCCGGGTGGGCCCGCCAGCCCGGCCGGCGGACCGTGCAGAGCGAGGTCGAGCAGGCTCTCGCCCGGGTGCTCCGGGTCGACGCGGCCCTCACGGTCGCCGGCCGCACTGATTCGGGAGTGCACGCCCTCGGGCAGGTCGCCCACCTCGACGTGCCCGAGGCGGTCTGGTCGGGTCTCGGCGCGACCCTGCTGCGCCGGCTGGCGGGAGTGCTCCCGGACGACGTGCGGGTCACCGCCGTCGGACCGGCACCGCTGAGCTTCCACGCCCGCTACGGCGCGCTCTGGCGGCGCTATGCCTACCGGGTCACCGATGCCCGCTACGGCGCGATGCCGCTGCGGCGTACCGACACCCTCGCCTGGCCCCGCGACCTCGACGTCGCACGCATGGCCCGGGCCAGCGCCCTTCTGCTCGGCGAGCGCGACTTCGCGGCGTACTGCCGGCGCCGGGAGCGGGCCACCTCCGTGCGCGTCCTGGAGCGGTTCGCGTGGAGCCGCGACGCCGACGGTGTGCTGACCGCGACCGTGCAGGCCGATGCCTTCTGCCACCAGATGGTGCGCAGCCTCGTCGGTGCCGTCCTCGCGGTCGGTGACGGCCGCCAGGACGAGTCGTGGCCGGTGTCGCTGCTGGCCCGCACGGTCCGCGCGGACAGGGTTATCGTCGCCCCGGCCCACGCCCTGACCCTGCTGGCCGTCGGCTATCCCGCGGAAGACGACCTGGCCGCGCGGGCGGCCCGCACCCAGGGTCGGCGTTCCCCGGCGTACTGA
- a CDS encoding class I SAM-dependent methyltransferase: protein MSATQAWADSLAAWTIPQAILDGAEDSPWVLPGEVFARRADRTIAAPSGATYDEAAAALTTPGTVLDVGAGAGAASLPLVGRVAVDAVTAVDPDPDLLARFGERASRLGVAARLLPGQWPESAGAAGTADVVVCANVLYNVPDLAPFVGALTDRARRRVVVEIAARHPLTSLNPLWQHFHGIARPEGPTAQDCLAALTELGIRPATTRWRRPAEREYATFAGMVEVTRRRLCLPRSAQGDLADVLRAGGVDPASPPDLGSSGREVVTMRWDGTGS from the coding sequence GTGAGCGCGACGCAGGCGTGGGCCGACAGCCTCGCGGCATGGACGATCCCGCAGGCGATCCTCGACGGGGCCGAGGACTCGCCCTGGGTGCTGCCCGGCGAGGTGTTCGCGCGGCGGGCCGACCGCACGATCGCCGCGCCGTCGGGGGCGACGTACGACGAGGCGGCCGCCGCGCTGACGACGCCGGGAACCGTCCTCGACGTGGGCGCCGGCGCCGGGGCGGCGAGCCTGCCCCTGGTGGGGCGGGTCGCGGTCGACGCGGTCACCGCGGTGGATCCCGACCCGGACCTCCTGGCCCGCTTCGGCGAACGGGCGTCCCGACTGGGCGTGGCGGCACGGCTGCTGCCCGGGCAGTGGCCGGAGTCGGCGGGCGCGGCAGGTACGGCCGATGTGGTGGTGTGCGCGAATGTGCTCTACAACGTGCCGGACCTCGCCCCCTTCGTCGGCGCGCTGACCGACCGTGCCCGGCGACGGGTGGTCGTCGAGATTGCCGCGCGCCATCCGCTGACCTCGCTCAATCCGCTCTGGCAGCACTTCCATGGCATCGCCCGGCCGGAAGGCCCGACCGCGCAGGACTGCCTGGCCGCGCTCACCGAGCTGGGGATCCGGCCGGCGACCACCCGGTGGCGGCGCCCGGCCGAACGCGAGTACGCGACCTTCGCCGGCATGGTCGAGGTGACCAGGCGCCGGCTGTGCCTGCCCCGCAGCGCGCAGGGCGACCTGGCGGATGTGCTCCGCGCGGGCGGCGTCGACCCGGCGAGTCCGCCGGACCTCGGCTCGTCCGGGCGCGAGGTGGTGACGATGCGCTGGGACGGGACCGGGTCCTGA
- a CDS encoding ATP-binding cassette domain-containing protein, with amino-acid sequence MGYVDVAHVSFVLPDGRVLLDDASFRVGDGRKVALVGANGAGKTTLLRVIAGDVTPSSGTVARAGGLGVMRQFIGSVADDSTVRDLLSSLAAPAVRAAGERLARAERRLAGGDETAQLRYADALVAWGDAGGYDAEVLWDTATVAALGQPWDVAAARPVRQLSGGEQKRLALEALLRGTDEVLLLDEPDNYLDVAGKRWLEDELRATLKTVLFVSHDRALLDRTAQRIVTVEAHTTWVHGGGFASYHDARADRVARLDELHRRWNEEHQRLKDLVRTLQQQAKNSDAMAARYKAMQTRLAKFEEVGPPPERPREQHVRVRLRGGRTGMRALTCTGLELDGLTDPFDLEVFYGERVAVVGPNGSGKSHFLRLLAGGAVGHAGGCKLGARVVPGLFSQTHEHPELSGRALVDILWRGEGDRTGLDRGRAIAALRRYELHGQADQPFDTLSGGQQARFQILLLELSGATMLLLDEPTDNLDVASADALEDGLASYDGTVLAVTHDRWFARGFDRYVAFADDGSVVESDRPVWEPGDLPAVGSR; translated from the coding sequence ATGGGTTACGTCGACGTCGCGCACGTCTCGTTCGTCCTGCCGGACGGACGGGTCCTGCTCGACGACGCGTCGTTCCGGGTGGGCGACGGGCGGAAGGTCGCGCTGGTGGGGGCCAACGGCGCGGGAAAGACCACGCTGCTCCGGGTCATCGCCGGGGATGTCACGCCGAGTTCGGGGACGGTCGCGCGGGCCGGCGGGCTCGGCGTCATGCGGCAGTTCATCGGCAGCGTCGCGGACGACAGCACGGTGCGCGACCTGCTGAGCTCCCTCGCGGCACCGGCCGTGCGGGCGGCCGGCGAGCGGCTGGCCCGGGCGGAGCGCCGGCTGGCCGGCGGTGACGAGACCGCGCAGCTGCGCTACGCCGACGCCCTGGTGGCCTGGGGCGACGCCGGCGGGTACGACGCCGAGGTGCTGTGGGATACCGCGACCGTCGCCGCACTGGGCCAGCCCTGGGACGTCGCCGCCGCCCGGCCGGTGCGCCAACTCTCCGGCGGCGAGCAGAAGCGACTCGCACTCGAGGCGCTGCTGCGGGGCACGGACGAGGTGCTGCTGCTCGACGAGCCGGACAACTACCTCGACGTCGCGGGCAAGCGGTGGCTCGAGGACGAGCTGCGCGCCACCCTCAAGACCGTCCTGTTCGTCAGCCACGACCGGGCTCTGCTCGACCGCACCGCGCAACGGATCGTGACGGTCGAGGCCCACACGACCTGGGTGCACGGCGGCGGTTTCGCCTCCTACCACGACGCCCGCGCCGACCGGGTGGCCCGCCTCGACGAGCTGCACCGCCGCTGGAACGAGGAGCACCAACGGCTCAAGGACCTCGTCCGAACCCTGCAGCAGCAGGCGAAGAACAGCGACGCCATGGCGGCGCGGTACAAAGCCATGCAGACTCGGCTGGCGAAGTTCGAAGAAGTCGGCCCGCCGCCCGAACGGCCCCGCGAGCAACATGTGCGGGTGCGGCTGCGCGGCGGCCGGACCGGTATGCGGGCGCTCACCTGCACAGGGCTCGAACTCGACGGCCTGACCGACCCCTTCGACCTCGAGGTGTTTTACGGCGAGCGGGTCGCCGTCGTCGGCCCCAACGGCTCCGGCAAGTCGCATTTCCTGCGCCTGCTCGCCGGCGGCGCGGTCGGGCACGCCGGAGGCTGCAAGCTCGGCGCCCGGGTCGTCCCGGGGCTGTTCTCGCAGACCCACGAGCACCCCGAGCTGAGCGGGCGGGCGCTGGTCGACATCCTGTGGCGCGGCGAGGGCGACCGGACCGGGCTGGACCGCGGCCGGGCGATCGCCGCGCTGCGCCGCTACGAACTGCACGGTCAGGCCGACCAGCCGTTCGACACGCTGTCCGGAGGCCAGCAGGCGAGGTTCCAGATCCTGTTGCTGGAGCTGTCCGGAGCGACCATGTTGCTGCTCGACGAGCCCACCGACAACCTCGACGTCGCGAGCGCCGACGCCCTCGAAGACGGGCTGGCGTCCTACGACGGCACGGTGCTGGCGGTCACCCACGACCGGTGGTTCGCGCGCGGTTTCGACCGGTACGTCGCGTTCGCCGACGACGGCTCCGTGGTCGAGTCCGACCGGCCGGTCTGGGAGCCGGGCGATCTCCCGGCAGTCGGGTCGCGGTAG
- the rplM gene encoding 50S ribosomal protein L13 has translation MRTYSPKPGEVTRQWHVIDATDVVLGRLASQAAILLRGKHKPQFAPHVDTGDFVVVINAGKVALTGTKRDTKLVHRHSGYPGGLTSRTIGDELDRRPERVVERAVKGMLPHNSLGRKMGGKLKVYAGPDHPHQAQQPVPYEIHQVAQ, from the coding sequence GTGCGCACGTACAGCCCCAAGCCCGGCGAGGTTACCCGCCAGTGGCACGTGATCGATGCGACGGACGTCGTTCTCGGCCGGCTCGCGAGCCAGGCGGCGATCCTGCTCCGCGGCAAGCACAAGCCCCAGTTCGCCCCGCACGTGGACACCGGCGACTTCGTGGTGGTCATCAACGCCGGCAAGGTCGCCCTCACCGGGACCAAGCGCGACACCAAGCTGGTCCACCGGCACTCCGGCTACCCTGGTGGCCTGACCTCCCGCACCATCGGCGACGAGCTCGACCGCCGGCCGGAGCGGGTCGTCGAGCGGGCAGTGAAGGGCATGCTGCCGCACAACTCGCTCGGCCGGAAGATGGGCGGCAAGCTCAAGGTCTACGCCGGCCCGGACCATCCGCATCAGGCCCAGCAGCCGGTGCCCTACGAGATCCATCAGGTTGCCCAGTGA
- the rpsI gene encoding 30S ribosomal protein S9 translates to MTEETVSPDSAPTPDAAPAETTQTLGAAVAAPESEAPATATAVRERPVGRADGTIPQTVGRRKQAIVRVRLLPGSGKFTLNGKSLEGYFPNKVHQQIVREPLVTLEKTELYDVIATLHGGGVTGQAGALRLAVARALIDVDPDDRPALKAAGFLTRDPRVKERKKYGLKKARKAPQYSKR, encoded by the coding sequence GTGACGGAAGAGACAGTGAGCCCCGACAGCGCGCCGACCCCGGACGCCGCACCCGCCGAGACGACCCAGACACTGGGCGCCGCGGTGGCCGCTCCGGAGAGCGAGGCGCCCGCCACGGCGACCGCCGTCCGGGAGCGCCCGGTGGGCCGCGCCGACGGCACCATCCCGCAGACGGTCGGCCGGCGTAAGCAGGCCATCGTCCGGGTGCGGCTGCTTCCGGGCAGCGGCAAGTTCACGCTCAACGGCAAGAGCCTCGAGGGTTACTTCCCGAACAAGGTTCACCAGCAGATCGTCCGCGAGCCGCTGGTCACCCTGGAGAAGACCGAGCTCTACGACGTGATCGCCACGCTGCACGGCGGCGGTGTCACCGGTCAGGCCGGTGCGTTGCGCCTCGCCGTTGCGCGGGCCCTCATCGACGTCGACCCTGACGACCGTCCCGCCCTGAAGGCCGCCGGGTTCCTCACCCGCGACCCGCGGGTGAAGGAGCGCAAGAAGTACGGCCTGAAGAAGGCCCGCAAGGCCCCGCAGTACTCCAAGCGGTAG